A stretch of DNA from Clostridium sp. JN-9:
CCAAATATCGAGAACCCTGGAACGTAAACATTTATCAGTGCTAATACAACAATTAATGCAGAAATTAATCCCGCTTCTACTATGGATTTAGTTTTAAGACTTCTGTTATCCATTACTTCCTCCGTTATTCTCTTTCCTTAATGTGAGTATATAATCTAGTTAAATCCTTGCTTTCTTTTTCAATTTCATCCTGTTCAATTATTCCTGTCTTTAACTTCTTTTTTATTTGATCATCTACAGCTGCATAAGAATATCCTAATCTGTCACTTAAAACATATAGTATTATTATTGCCCCGGAAATACATTCCAAAATAGCATCATGAGCTACATTACTTCCCCGAGTTAACAATTTAAAAAAGTCTGCAATTATGCTTAATAATTCCGCCTTTAAATCCTCTATTATTTTGATGTTATACATTATATTCAAGTTATCTTTATTCACTAAAATTCATCCCCTTTTATGCCTATATTTCTATTTTAGTTATCTTTATACATTTATGCAACAATACTTGTTCCTTTTCAGAGATTTCGCATCTAAATTCCAGTAAAAGATTTACTTTTACTGGAATTGTATTTTATTGTACTTTCTTACATGGCTGGTAAATCAACAGACCGATATGTCGAAAAAATAGTTATAATTACCCTTACCCTAAGAAATTTTAATAATCGATTTCCAATTTTATTTTTATATTAAGTCTTTTTAAATATTGGATTATTCCAGTTGTCATCTATAGTAAATCTTTCATCTTTTATATCTTCAATAATATCTATTTGAAGCATCCGTTTCTTTCTAAAACCTCTGATACATCTAAAAAAATATAACTGCATCAGATTAAACGCTATAATTATAAACATCAGTACTGTCTCTACGCCCGTAGGGCTATGAAGAAAGCAATGATCTAAATGCCATTCTGTTTTAAGCTGATGAAAGGCATTATTTTCTATATCCCACCTCTTGTGCATTATCTTCCACAAGGTTTCTACTGAGGCAAATTTGTCTGTTGTTATAATCCAGCCTTCTTTAATTTCTACCTTATCTCCAGTATGAATTTCTTCTATAAACCTTATAAATCTAACTTTGATAGTCGGATCTGATATTTCAAAATTATCTTCATCCCAAGCTTTAATTTTGGTATAGTCTTTACTTCCCTGCTTTACAATCCATTTCTTATCAGCCTCACGGCGCTTAAATAGAGCTAATGCATCCTTTACAATGAGAAGACGCTCATCTTTAACTCTTACTACTGCATTCATTCCTATTGAAAGGACTTCTTTTATCCAAGTAGATTTACAATATAAAGCATCAGCTACTATAATATCGGCAAAATGGTGATATTTACGATATAATTTTTTTATTAATCTTATACCTCCGGTGATTTCACCTTCATCTTTATTCGAACTATCTTTCTTAGGTTCAAGCATTTCTTGTCCTAAAATAACATGGGGATCCGAACCTACGGTAGTACAAACTACAGATCTGTGGAAATGACGAGTAGTGCCATCCTTATTCTTTCGTGAAAGACATTTGTCACAAAATTTTTTAGCACTTTCAAATAATTCTACACCATCTACAGCAACTACCTTTAAGCCATCTATGGTACCATTTCTAAATATCTTATTTTTTATCGTAGTTCTAATTATACTATCATGAATATTTTTCAAACCATTCAAATCAAAATCACTTAAGCAGCGCCTAACGGCATCAATGTGAATCATTTTAGTGTTTTTAGGTAATACTTTTTTAAATTTACCTTTTTTAAGCCAATGCTCTAACCTGTTGAAACTTCTTATTTGAAGCATAAATCCAAACAAAACTACAAAGGTGATTGTTGAAATTTTTACTAGAGATTTTATCTTTTTATCCTCTAAGGTATTGATTTTTTCACCTATATCGTATACTTTATTAATATAGGTGAGCATTTGTTTTAAATAACTTTTATTCATCTTAAGGCATCCTTTCTATTGTGTTGTGCAAAACTATTATAAAAAGGATGCTTTTATTATGCAAATTTTTTTTATAATTTCCAGTAGAAATCGGATTTTACAATGTTTTTATTAAATACTAGCAAATCAATATAAATCAGCGGGCTGCGCCCTAAAACTTTTTTAGGTGCTAAACTTCTGGTTCCTTTTTATAAATAGGGTATATACATATAAGTTATAGATAAAATTATATTTATTGATATTCTTATTATTGCCATAGTAATATATTTTTCAAACATATTAACAGTAGTTAATTAGTAAGCTTTTTCATAAAAAAAGTTCCTACTTTTGTAGGAACTTTTAACTTCAGAACTATTCTGTTGTAAATGGCAATAATGCTATATTTCTTGCTCTCTTTACAGCCTCAGTAAGCATTCTCTGATGTTTTGCGCAATTTCCAGAAATTCTTCTTGGAAGAATCTTGCCTCTTTCAGTAACATACTTTCTGATTTTGTTTATATCTTTATAATCTATAGATTCAGCTTTATCAACGCAAAAAGCACAGACTTTTTTCTTAGCCCTTCTCATTCTTGCTGAACCTCTTTTATTATTTCTTTCTTCTCTAGCCATTTTTATCCCTCCTTACCAAATTAAAATGGTATATCTCCATCATCTACAGGGGTTATATCTTCTCCGCCCATATCCTTTGAAAATCCACCTTGTTGACTTTCATAATTAGAATTACTTTTTCCATAATCCTGATTCATGCCTCTGTTTCCATTTCCCCATTCAAGGAAT
This window harbors:
- a CDS encoding transposase; the encoded protein is MNKSYLKQMLTYINKVYDIGEKINTLEDKKIKSLVKISTITFVVLFGFMLQIRSFNRLEHWLKKGKFKKVLPKNTKMIHIDAVRRCLSDFDLNGLKNIHDSIIRTTIKNKIFRNGTIDGLKVVAVDGVELFESAKKFCDKCLSRKNKDGTTRHFHRSVVCTTVGSDPHVILGQEMLEPKKDSSNKDEGEITGGIRLIKKLYRKYHHFADIIVADALYCKSTWIKEVLSIGMNAVVRVKDERLLIVKDALALFKRREADKKWIVKQGSKDYTKIKAWDEDNFEISDPTIKVRFIRFIEEIHTGDKVEIKEGWIITTDKFASVETLWKIMHKRWDIENNAFHQLKTEWHLDHCFLHSPTGVETVLMFIIIAFNLMQLYFFRCIRGFRKKRMLQIDIIEDIKDERFTIDDNWNNPIFKKT
- a CDS encoding MazG-like family protein translates to MNKDNLNIMYNIKIIEDLKAELLSIIADFFKLLTRGSNVAHDAILECISGAIIILYVLSDRLGYSYAAVDDQIKKKLKTGIIEQDEIEKESKDLTRLYTHIKERE
- the rpsR gene encoding 30S ribosomal protein S18, encoding MAREERNNKRGSARMRRAKKKVCAFCVDKAESIDYKDINKIRKYVTERGKILPRRISGNCAKHQRMLTEAVKRARNIALLPFTTE